Proteins from a single region of Streptomyces sp. TN58:
- the metH gene encoding methionine synthase: MASLPNPPADTQTRADALREAFATRVVVADGAMGTMLQAQDPTMEDFQQLEGCNEVLNITRPDIVRSVHEAYFAVGVDCVETNTFGTNYAALAEYDIAERNFELSEAGARIARETADAFTASTGQQRWVLGSMGPGTKLPTLGHITYAQIRDAYQTNAEGLLSGGADALLVETTQDLLQTKSSIIGARRAMAALGVDVPLICSVTVETTGTMLLGSEIGAALTALEPLGIDMIGLNCATGPAEMSEHLRYLARNARIPLSCMPNAGLPVLTKQGAHYPLTAPELADAQETFVREYGLSLVGGCCGTTPEHLRQVVERVRGTAIAPRDPRPEPGAASLYQTVPFRQDTSYMAIGERTNANGSKKFREAMLEGRWDDCVEMARDQIREGAHMLDLCVDYVGRDGVADMEELAGRFATASTLPIVLDSTEVPVIKAGLEKLGGRAVINSVNYEDGDGPESRFAKVTRLAQEHGAALIALTIDEEGQARTVEHKVAIAERLIADLTANWGIRECDILIDTLTFTICTGQEESRKDGIATIEAIRELKRRHPDVQTTLGLSNISFGLNPAARVLLNSVFLDECVKAGLDSAIVHASKILPIARFDEEQVSTALDLIYDRRTEDYDPLQKLMALFEGVNTKSLKAGRAEELLALPLDERLQRRIIDGEKNGLEADLDEALQTRPALDIVNDTLLEGMKVVGELFGSGQMQLPFVLQSAEVMKTAVAYLEPHMEKSDDEGKGTIVLATVRGDVHDIGKNLVDIILTNNGYNVVNIGIKQPVSAILEAAQEHKADVIGMSGLLVKSTVIMKENLEELNQRKLAADYPVILGGAALTRAYVEQDLHEIYEGEVRYARDAFEGLRLMDALIAVKRGVPGAALPELKQRRVAKRDTPLPVEEPQEPGGRSDVAVDNPVPTPPFWGTRVVKGIPLKDYASWLDEGALFKGQWGLKQARAGGATYEELVESEGRPRLRGLLEKLHTENLLEAAVVYGYFPCVSKGDDLIILDDDGNERTRFTFPRQRRGRRLCLADFFRPEESGETDVVGLQVVTVGSKIGEATAKLFESDSYREYLELHGLSVQLAEAMAEYWHARVRAELGFGGEDPARVEDMFDLKYRGARFSLGYGACPDLEDRAKIADLLQPERIGVHLSEEFQLHPEQSTDAIVIHHPEAKYFNAR; the protein is encoded by the coding sequence ATGGCCTCGTTGCCGAACCCGCCCGCCGACACCCAGACCCGGGCCGATGCCCTCCGGGAGGCATTCGCGACCCGCGTGGTCGTCGCCGACGGAGCCATGGGAACGATGCTCCAGGCGCAGGACCCCACCATGGAGGACTTCCAGCAGCTGGAAGGCTGCAACGAGGTCCTCAACATCACCCGCCCCGACATCGTGCGCTCCGTCCACGAGGCGTACTTCGCGGTGGGCGTGGACTGCGTCGAGACCAACACCTTCGGCACGAACTACGCGGCCCTCGCCGAGTACGACATCGCCGAACGCAACTTCGAACTCTCCGAGGCCGGCGCCCGCATCGCCCGCGAGACCGCCGACGCGTTCACCGCCTCCACCGGACAGCAGCGCTGGGTCCTCGGCTCCATGGGCCCCGGCACCAAGCTGCCCACCCTCGGCCACATCACCTACGCGCAGATCCGCGACGCCTACCAGACCAACGCCGAGGGCCTGCTCTCCGGCGGCGCCGACGCGCTGCTCGTCGAGACCACCCAGGACCTCCTGCAGACCAAGTCCTCCATCATCGGCGCCCGCCGCGCCATGGCCGCGCTCGGCGTCGACGTCCCGCTGATCTGCTCCGTCACCGTCGAGACCACCGGCACCATGCTGCTGGGCTCCGAGATCGGCGCGGCCCTCACCGCGCTCGAACCCCTCGGCATCGACATGATCGGCCTGAACTGCGCCACCGGCCCCGCCGAGATGAGCGAGCACCTGCGCTACCTCGCCCGCAACGCCCGCATCCCCCTCTCCTGCATGCCCAACGCCGGCCTGCCCGTCCTCACCAAGCAGGGCGCGCACTACCCGCTGACCGCCCCCGAGCTCGCCGACGCCCAGGAGACCTTCGTCCGCGAGTACGGCCTCTCCCTGGTCGGCGGCTGCTGCGGCACCACCCCCGAGCACCTGCGCCAGGTCGTCGAACGCGTCCGCGGCACCGCCATCGCCCCGCGCGACCCCCGGCCCGAGCCCGGCGCCGCCTCGCTCTACCAGACCGTGCCCTTCCGCCAGGACACCTCCTACATGGCGATCGGCGAGCGCACCAACGCCAACGGCTCCAAGAAGTTCCGCGAGGCCATGCTGGAGGGCCGCTGGGACGACTGCGTCGAGATGGCCCGCGACCAGATCCGCGAAGGCGCGCACATGCTCGACCTCTGCGTGGACTACGTCGGCCGCGACGGCGTCGCCGACATGGAGGAACTGGCCGGCCGCTTCGCCACCGCCTCCACCCTGCCCATCGTCCTGGACTCCACCGAGGTCCCCGTCATCAAGGCGGGCCTGGAGAAGCTCGGCGGCCGCGCCGTCATCAACTCGGTCAACTACGAGGACGGCGACGGCCCCGAATCCCGCTTCGCCAAGGTCACCCGACTGGCCCAGGAGCACGGCGCCGCACTCATCGCGCTCACCATCGACGAGGAGGGCCAGGCCCGCACCGTCGAGCACAAGGTCGCCATCGCCGAACGCCTCATCGCCGACCTCACGGCCAACTGGGGCATCCGCGAGTGCGACATCCTCATCGACACGCTGACCTTCACCATCTGCACCGGCCAGGAGGAGTCCCGCAAGGACGGCATCGCCACGATCGAGGCGATCCGCGAACTCAAGCGCCGCCACCCCGACGTCCAGACCACCCTGGGCCTCTCCAACATCTCCTTCGGCCTCAACCCCGCCGCCCGCGTCCTGCTGAACTCCGTCTTCCTCGACGAATGCGTCAAGGCCGGACTCGACTCGGCCATCGTCCACGCCTCCAAGATCCTGCCGATCGCCCGCTTCGACGAGGAGCAGGTCTCCACCGCCCTCGACCTGATCTACGACCGGCGCACCGAGGACTACGACCCGCTGCAGAAGCTGATGGCCCTCTTCGAGGGCGTCAACACCAAGTCCCTCAAGGCCGGCCGCGCCGAGGAACTCCTCGCCCTGCCCCTGGACGAGCGCCTGCAGCGCCGCATCATCGACGGCGAGAAGAACGGCCTGGAAGCCGACCTCGACGAGGCCCTCCAGACCCGCCCCGCCCTCGACATCGTCAACGACACCCTCCTGGAGGGCATGAAGGTCGTCGGCGAACTCTTCGGCTCCGGCCAGATGCAGCTCCCCTTCGTCCTGCAGTCCGCCGAGGTCATGAAGACGGCCGTGGCCTACCTCGAACCCCACATGGAGAAGAGCGACGACGAGGGCAAGGGCACCATCGTCCTCGCCACCGTCCGCGGCGACGTCCACGACATCGGCAAGAACCTCGTCGACATCATCCTCACCAACAACGGCTACAACGTCGTCAACATCGGCATCAAGCAGCCCGTCTCCGCGATCCTCGAAGCCGCCCAGGAACACAAGGCCGACGTCATCGGCATGTCCGGCCTGCTCGTGAAGTCCACCGTGATCATGAAGGAGAACCTGGAGGAGCTGAACCAGCGCAAGCTGGCCGCCGACTACCCGGTGATCCTCGGCGGCGCCGCCCTCACCCGCGCCTACGTCGAACAGGACCTCCACGAGATCTACGAGGGCGAGGTCCGCTACGCCCGCGACGCCTTCGAGGGCCTGCGCCTCATGGACGCCCTCATCGCCGTCAAGCGCGGCGTCCCCGGCGCCGCCCTGCCCGAGCTCAAGCAGCGCCGCGTCGCCAAGCGGGACACCCCCCTCCCGGTGGAGGAGCCGCAGGAGCCCGGCGGCCGCTCCGACGTGGCCGTCGACAACCCGGTGCCCACCCCGCCCTTCTGGGGCACCCGCGTGGTCAAGGGCATCCCGCTCAAGGACTACGCCTCCTGGCTGGACGAGGGAGCCCTCTTCAAGGGCCAGTGGGGCCTGAAGCAGGCCCGCGCAGGCGGCGCCACGTACGAGGAGCTCGTCGAGAGCGAGGGCCGCCCGCGCCTGCGCGGCCTGCTGGAGAAGCTGCACACCGAGAACCTGCTGGAGGCGGCCGTCGTCTACGGCTACTTCCCCTGCGTCTCCAAGGGCGACGACCTGATCATCCTCGACGACGACGGCAACGAGCGGACCCGCTTCACCTTCCCCCGCCAGCGCCGCGGCCGCCGCCTGTGCCTCGCGGACTTCTTCCGCCCCGAGGAGTCCGGCGAGACCGACGTCGTCGGACTCCAGGTGGTCACCGTAGGCTCCAAGATCGGCGAGGCCACGGCCAAGCTCTTCGAATCCGACTCCTACCGCGAGTACCTGGAACTGCACGGCCTCTCCGTCCAGCTCGCCGAGGCCATGGCCGAGTACTGGCACGCCCGGGTCCGCGCCGAGCTCGGATTCGGCGGCGAGGACCCGGCCAGGGTCGAGGACATGTTCGACCTCAAGTACCGCGGCGCCCGCTTCTCCCTCGGCTACGGCGCCTGCCCCGACCTGGAGGACCGCGCGAAGATCGCCGACCTCCTCCAGCCGGAGCGGATCGGCGTCCACCTCTCCGAGGAGTTCCAGCTCCACCCCGAGCAGTCGACCGACGCCATCGTGATCCACCACCCCGAAGCGAAGTATTTCAACGCACGCTGA
- a CDS encoding IclR family transcriptional regulator has translation MARNIQSLERAAAMLRLLAGGERRLGLSDVASSLGLAKGTAHGILRTLQAEGFVEQDPASGRYQLGAELLRLGNSYLDVHELRARALVWTDDLARASGESVYVGVLHQSGVLIMHHVFRPDDSRQVLEVGAMQPLHSTALGKVLSAYDPVAHTQVLEVEREAFTPRTVTDAAGFEEILGLTRARGWAADVEETWEGIASVAAPIHDRRRMPVGAVAVAGAVERVCGDSGEPRAALVASVRDCARAVSRDLGAGRF, from the coding sequence ATGGCACGGAACATCCAGTCGCTCGAACGAGCCGCTGCGATGCTGCGACTCCTGGCGGGCGGCGAACGCCGGCTGGGGCTCTCGGACGTGGCGTCCTCGCTGGGCCTGGCCAAGGGCACGGCCCACGGCATCCTGCGCACCCTGCAGGCCGAGGGCTTCGTGGAGCAGGACCCGGCCTCCGGGCGGTACCAGCTGGGCGCGGAGCTGCTGCGCCTGGGCAACAGCTACCTGGACGTGCACGAGCTGCGCGCCCGCGCGCTGGTGTGGACCGACGACCTGGCCCGGGCGAGCGGCGAGAGCGTGTACGTGGGGGTGCTGCACCAGAGCGGGGTGCTGATCATGCACCACGTGTTCCGGCCCGACGACAGCCGCCAGGTGCTGGAGGTCGGGGCGATGCAGCCGCTGCACTCGACGGCGCTGGGCAAGGTGCTGTCGGCGTACGACCCGGTGGCGCACACGCAGGTGCTGGAGGTCGAGCGGGAGGCGTTCACGCCGCGTACGGTCACCGACGCCGCCGGCTTCGAGGAGATCCTGGGCCTGACCCGGGCGCGCGGCTGGGCCGCGGACGTCGAGGAGACGTGGGAGGGCATCGCCTCGGTGGCGGCGCCCATCCACGACCGGCGCCGGATGCCGGTGGGCGCGGTGGCGGTCGCGGGCGCCGTGGAGCGGGTGTGCGGCGACTCCGGGGAGCCCCGCGCGGCCCTGGTCGCCTCGGTGCGGGACTGTGCGCGCGCGGTTTCACGCGACCTCGGCGCGGGCCGGTTCTGA
- a CDS encoding MIP/aquaporin family protein, whose product MSSSDIFIGETIGTALLTLLGGGVCAAVTLKSSKARNAGWLAITFGWGFAVLIAAYVSAPLSGAHLNPAVTVGLAVKTGEWGDTPVYFAGQLLGAMLGAVIMWVTYYGQFRAHLSDPEHIRDAKLGPEDPHPHDQAGPVLGVFSTGPEIRNVVQNLATEIIGTAVLVLAILTQGLQDGGKGLGVIGVLITSFVVVGIGLSLGGPTGYAINPVRDLGPRIVHALLPLPNKGGSDWGYSWIPVAGPLLGAVLAGGLYNIAFA is encoded by the coding sequence GTGTCCAGCTCCGACATCTTCATCGGCGAGACCATCGGTACCGCCCTGCTCACTCTGCTCGGCGGTGGCGTCTGCGCCGCAGTGACACTCAAGAGCTCCAAGGCCCGCAACGCGGGCTGGCTCGCGATCACCTTCGGCTGGGGCTTCGCCGTACTGATCGCGGCCTACGTCTCCGCGCCGCTCTCCGGTGCGCACCTCAACCCGGCGGTCACCGTCGGCCTCGCCGTCAAGACCGGCGAGTGGGGCGACACGCCCGTCTACTTCGCCGGCCAGCTGCTGGGCGCCATGCTCGGCGCGGTCATCATGTGGGTGACCTACTACGGCCAGTTCCGCGCACACCTCTCCGACCCGGAGCACATCCGCGACGCCAAGCTCGGCCCGGAGGACCCGCACCCGCACGACCAGGCCGGCCCCGTGCTCGGCGTCTTCTCCACCGGCCCCGAGATCCGCAACGTCGTGCAGAACCTCGCGACCGAGATCATCGGCACCGCCGTGCTGGTCCTGGCGATCCTGACCCAGGGCCTCCAGGACGGCGGCAAGGGCCTCGGTGTCATCGGTGTCCTGATCACCTCCTTCGTGGTCGTCGGCATCGGCCTCTCGCTGGGCGGCCCGACCGGTTACGCCATCAACCCGGTGCGCGACCTCGGCCCCCGAATAGTCCACGCCCTGCTGCCGCTCCCCAACAAGGGCGGCTCCGACTGGGGATACTCCTGGATCCCGGTGGCCGGCCCGCTCCTCGGTGCCGTGCTCGCCGGCGGTCTCTACAACATCGCGTTCGCCTGA
- the glpK gene encoding glycerol kinase GlpK, translating into MTSSTGPFIAAIDQGTTSSRCIVFDRDGRIVAVDQKEHEQIFPKPGWVEHDATEIWTNVQEVVAGAIAKAEITAADVKAIGITNQRETTLLWDRHTGEPVHNALVWQDTRTDALCKELGRNVGQDRFRRETGLPLASYFAGPKVRWLLDNVEGLRERAEAGDILFGTMDSWVIWNLTGGAQGGAHVTDVTNASRTMLMNLHTLAWDEKIAESMGVPLNVLPEIKSSAEVYGHVKDGVLAGVPVASALGDQQAALFGQTCFAEGEAKSTYGTGTFMLMNTGDKIINSYSGLLTTVGYQIGDQKPVYALEGSIAVTGSLVQWMRDQMGLIKSAAEIETLALSVEDNGGAYFVPAFSGLFAPYWRSDARGVIAGLTRYVTKAHIARAVLEATAWQTREITDAMTKDSGVELAALKVDGGMTSNNLLMQTLSDFLDAPVVRPMVAETTCLGAAYAAGLAVGFWPDTDALRANWRRAAEWTPRMPAEQREREYKSWLKAVERSMGWVDDEDAS; encoded by the coding sequence ATGACCAGCAGCACCGGCCCCTTCATCGCCGCGATCGACCAGGGCACCACCTCCTCCCGCTGCATCGTCTTCGACCGCGACGGCCGCATCGTCGCCGTCGACCAGAAGGAGCACGAGCAGATCTTCCCGAAGCCGGGCTGGGTGGAGCACGACGCCACCGAGATCTGGACCAACGTCCAGGAGGTCGTCGCCGGCGCCATCGCCAAGGCCGAGATCACCGCCGCCGACGTCAAGGCGATCGGTATCACCAACCAGCGCGAGACCACCCTGCTGTGGGACCGCCACACCGGCGAGCCCGTCCACAACGCGCTCGTCTGGCAGGACACCCGCACCGACGCCCTGTGCAAGGAGCTCGGCCGCAACGTCGGCCAGGACCGCTTCCGCCGCGAGACCGGCCTGCCGCTGGCGAGCTACTTCGCCGGCCCGAAGGTCCGCTGGCTGCTCGACAACGTCGAGGGCCTGCGCGAGCGCGCCGAGGCCGGCGACATCCTCTTCGGCACCATGGACTCGTGGGTCATCTGGAACCTCACGGGCGGCGCCCAAGGCGGTGCGCACGTCACCGACGTCACCAACGCCTCGCGCACCATGCTGATGAACCTGCACACCCTCGCCTGGGACGAGAAGATCGCGGAGTCGATGGGCGTCCCGCTCAACGTGCTCCCCGAGATCAAGTCCTCCGCCGAGGTCTACGGCCACGTCAAGGACGGCGTCCTCGCCGGTGTCCCGGTCGCCTCGGCGCTCGGTGACCAGCAGGCCGCGCTGTTCGGCCAGACGTGTTTCGCCGAGGGCGAGGCGAAGTCCACGTACGGCACCGGAACGTTCATGCTCATGAACACCGGCGACAAGATCATCAACTCCTACAGCGGCCTGCTGACCACGGTCGGCTACCAGATCGGCGACCAGAAGCCGGTCTACGCCCTGGAGGGCTCCATCGCCGTCACCGGCTCGCTCGTCCAGTGGATGCGCGACCAGATGGGCCTGATCAAGTCCGCGGCCGAGATCGAGACCCTGGCCCTCTCCGTCGAGGACAACGGCGGCGCCTACTTCGTGCCGGCCTTCTCCGGCCTGTTCGCCCCGTACTGGCGCTCCGACGCCCGCGGTGTGATCGCCGGCCTCACCCGGTACGTCACCAAGGCGCACATCGCCCGTGCCGTCCTGGAGGCCACCGCCTGGCAGACCCGCGAGATCACCGACGCCATGACCAAGGACTCGGGCGTCGAGCTCGCCGCCCTCAAGGTCGACGGCGGCATGACCTCCAACAACCTGCTGATGCAGACGCTCTCGGACTTCCTGGACGCCCCCGTGGTCCGTCCGATGGTCGCCGAGACCACCTGCCTCGGCGCCGCCTACGCCGCCGGCCTGGCCGTCGGCTTCTGGCCCGACACCGACGCCCTGCGCGCCAACTGGCGCCGCGCGGCGGAGTGGACCCCGCGGATGCCCGCCGAGCAGCGGGAGCGCGAGTACAAGAGCTGGCTCAAGGCCGTCGAGCGGTCCATGGGCTGGGTCGACGACGAAGACGCCAGCTGA
- a CDS encoding glycerol-3-phosphate dehydrogenase/oxidase: MSTLQSVPALGTHPTAGANASRAETREQLAKATYDLLVIGGGILGTSVAWHAAQSGLRVAMVDAGDFAGATSSASSKLVHGGLRYLQTGAVKLVAENHHERRVLAKDVAPHLVNPLTFYLPVYKGGPVGAAKLGAGVFAYSALSAFGDGMGKVISPARAVADNPGLKTDNLKAVAVYYDHQMNDSRVAVMTVRAAVESGAVVLNHAEVTGLRKTHGRVTGAELKDRLDGTEFGIDARVVLNATGPWVDHLRRMEDKHSMPSIRLSKGAHIVMKRKSPWKAAMATPIDKYRITFALPWEDQLLLGTTDEVYEGDPADVRATESDIQQILDEAAFSVKDADLDRSLMTYAFAGLRVLPGGPGGVEKAKRETVVSEGAGGMLSVAGGKWTTYRHIGRVVMDKLAKLPGSPLTEDMEPVKSLVRRIALPGVANPNAVAHRLLVDREPGTRMDPLTARHLASHYGSLAFDIARIANEDPALAERIHPDGPEIWAQVAYARDQEWAETVDDVLRRRTTVTIRGLDDESVKARVEEMLARKA, from the coding sequence ATGAGCACCCTGCAGAGCGTCCCCGCCCTGGGTACGCACCCGACCGCCGGCGCGAACGCGAGCCGAGCCGAGACCCGCGAGCAGCTGGCGAAGGCCACGTACGACCTGCTGGTCATCGGCGGTGGAATCCTGGGCACCTCGGTGGCCTGGCACGCCGCGCAGTCGGGTCTGCGGGTTGCCATGGTGGACGCCGGCGACTTCGCCGGCGCCACCTCCTCGGCCTCCTCCAAGCTCGTCCACGGCGGCCTGCGCTACCTGCAGACCGGCGCGGTCAAGCTGGTCGCGGAGAACCACCACGAGCGGCGGGTGCTGGCCAAGGACGTGGCCCCGCACCTGGTCAACCCGCTCACCTTCTACCTGCCGGTCTACAAGGGCGGTCCGGTGGGTGCGGCCAAGCTGGGCGCGGGCGTCTTCGCCTACTCCGCCCTCTCGGCCTTCGGCGACGGCATGGGCAAGGTCATATCCCCCGCCCGTGCCGTCGCCGACAACCCCGGTCTGAAGACCGACAACCTCAAGGCCGTCGCGGTCTACTACGATCACCAGATGAACGACTCGCGCGTGGCCGTCATGACGGTCCGCGCGGCCGTCGAGTCCGGTGCGGTCGTCCTCAACCACGCCGAGGTCACCGGCCTGCGCAAGACGCACGGCCGGGTCACCGGCGCCGAGCTCAAGGACCGCCTGGACGGAACCGAGTTCGGGATCGACGCCCGCGTCGTGCTCAACGCCACCGGCCCGTGGGTGGACCACCTGCGGCGCATGGAGGACAAGCACTCCATGCCGTCGATCCGCCTGTCCAAGGGCGCGCACATCGTCATGAAGCGCAAGTCGCCCTGGAAGGCCGCCATGGCCACCCCGATCGACAAGTACCGCATCACCTTCGCCCTCCCGTGGGAGGACCAGCTGCTGCTCGGCACCACCGACGAGGTGTACGAGGGCGACCCGGCGGACGTGCGCGCCACCGAGTCCGACATCCAGCAGATCCTGGACGAGGCGGCCTTCTCGGTGAAGGACGCCGACCTCGACCGCTCGCTGATGACGTACGCCTTCGCCGGCCTGCGCGTGCTGCCCGGCGGTCCCGGCGGCGTGGAGAAGGCCAAGCGCGAGACGGTCGTCTCGGAGGGCGCGGGTGGCATGCTGTCGGTCGCCGGCGGCAAGTGGACGACGTACCGCCACATCGGCCGCGTCGTCATGGACAAGCTCGCCAAGCTCCCGGGCAGCCCGCTGACCGAGGACATGGAGCCGGTGAAGTCCCTTGTGCGCCGCATCGCGCTGCCGGGCGTCGCCAACCCCAACGCGGTCGCGCACCGGCTGCTGGTGGACCGTGAGCCCGGCACCCGGATGGACCCGCTGACCGCCCGCCACCTGGCGTCGCACTACGGCTCGCTGGCCTTCGATATCGCGCGCATCGCGAACGAGGACCCGGCGCTGGCCGAGCGCATCCACCCGGACGGTCCGGAGATCTGGGCGCAGGTCGCCTACGCCCGTGACCAAGAGTGGGCCGAGACGGTCGACGACGTGCTGCGCCGCCGCACGACGGTGACGATCCGCGGCCTGGACGACGAGTCCGTGAAGGCCCGCGTCGAGGAGATGCTGGCCCGCAAGGCATAG
- a CDS encoding PAC2 family protein: protein MIELEGVPELIDPVMVAAFEGWNDAGDAASGAVAHLDREWKGEVFAALDAEDYYDFQVNRPTVWLDNGVRKITWPTTRLSVVRIGGAKPRDLVLVRGIEPSMRWRSFCNEILGFAHELGVEMVVILGALLGDTPHTRPVPVSGVTSDPDLARTMDLEETKYEGPTGIVGILQEACTHAGVPAVSLWAAVPHYVSQPPNPKATLALLNRLEDLIDIRIPLGELPEDARAWQLGVDQLAAEDSEVAEYVQTLEEARDTADLPEASGDAIAREFERYLRRRDPAAGPAAEPGDGSYLRDTSGGLPRPPKRKPDLSGEDPEPPTTASPGEDDPGA, encoded by the coding sequence GTGATCGAGCTTGAGGGCGTGCCCGAGCTGATCGACCCGGTCATGGTGGCCGCGTTCGAGGGCTGGAACGACGCGGGTGACGCGGCCTCCGGTGCGGTCGCACACCTGGACCGGGAGTGGAAGGGCGAGGTCTTCGCGGCTCTGGACGCCGAGGACTACTACGACTTCCAGGTCAACCGGCCCACGGTGTGGCTGGACAACGGGGTACGGAAGATCACGTGGCCGACGACCCGGCTCTCGGTGGTCCGGATCGGCGGCGCCAAACCGCGCGACCTGGTACTGGTCCGCGGGATCGAACCGTCCATGCGGTGGCGGTCGTTCTGCAACGAGATCCTGGGCTTCGCGCACGAGCTCGGTGTGGAGATGGTCGTCATCCTCGGGGCGCTCCTCGGGGACACGCCCCACACCCGGCCGGTGCCGGTGAGCGGGGTCACCTCGGACCCGGACCTGGCGCGGACGATGGACCTGGAGGAGACCAAGTACGAGGGCCCGACGGGCATCGTGGGCATTCTCCAGGAGGCGTGTACGCACGCGGGCGTACCGGCGGTGTCGCTGTGGGCGGCGGTGCCGCACTACGTGTCGCAGCCGCCGAACCCGAAGGCGACGCTGGCCCTGCTGAACCGGCTGGAGGACCTGATCGACATCAGGATCCCGCTGGGCGAGCTGCCGGAGGACGCGCGGGCCTGGCAGCTGGGGGTGGACCAACTGGCCGCCGAGGACAGCGAGGTGGCGGAGTACGTGCAGACGCTGGAGGAGGCGCGGGACACCGCGGACCTGCCGGAGGCGTCGGGCGACGCGATCGCGCGGGAGTTCGAGCGGTACCTGCGGCGCCGGGACCCGGCGGCCGGCCCTGCGGCGGAGCCGGGCGACGGCTCGTACCTGCGGGACACGAGCGGGGGCCTCCCCCGGCCGCCGAAGCGCAAGCCGGACCTGTCGGGGGAGGATCCGGAGCCGCCGACCACCGCGTCCCCCGGCGAGGACGACCCGGGGGCATAG
- the mshC gene encoding cysteine--1-D-myo-inosityl 2-amino-2-deoxy-alpha-D-glucopyranoside ligase translates to MHAWPASEVPALPGKGRDLQIHDTATQGTITLAPGPVARIYVCGITPYDATHIGHAATYNAFDLVQRVWLDTKRQVHYVQNVTDVDDPLLERALRDGHDWTELAERETALFREDMTALRMLPPQHYIGAVEAIPGIVPLVERLRDAGAAYELEGDTYFSVESDPHFGGVSHLDAEAMRLLSAERGGDPERPGKKNPLDPMLWMAARPGEPSWDGGSLGRGRPGWHIECVAIALDHLGMGFDIQGGGSDLAFPHHEMGASHAQALTGEFPMAKAYVHAGMVALHGEKMSKSKGNLVFVSALRRAGVDPAAIRLALLSHHYRADWEWTDAVLDEAVARLDRWRAAVSRPDGIPADAVLEEVREALANDLDAPAALAAVDRWVELQNATDGDDESAPGLISRTVDALLGVAL, encoded by the coding sequence ATGCATGCCTGGCCCGCTTCTGAGGTCCCCGCCCTTCCCGGCAAGGGCCGCGACCTCCAGATCCACGACACCGCGACCCAGGGGACGATCACCCTCGCCCCCGGTCCCGTCGCCCGCATCTACGTCTGCGGCATCACCCCGTACGACGCGACCCACATCGGTCACGCGGCGACCTACAACGCGTTCGACCTCGTGCAGCGCGTGTGGCTCGACACCAAGCGGCAGGTCCACTACGTCCAGAACGTCACCGACGTCGACGACCCGCTGCTGGAGCGGGCGCTGCGCGACGGCCACGACTGGACCGAGCTGGCCGAGCGCGAGACCGCGCTCTTCCGCGAGGACATGACGGCCCTGCGGATGCTGCCGCCGCAGCACTACATCGGAGCCGTCGAGGCCATACCCGGCATCGTGCCGCTGGTCGAGCGGCTGCGGGACGCGGGCGCGGCGTACGAGCTGGAGGGCGACACCTACTTCTCGGTGGAGTCCGACCCGCACTTCGGCGGCGTCTCCCACCTCGACGCAGAGGCGATGCGCCTGCTCTCGGCGGAGCGGGGCGGCGACCCCGAGCGCCCGGGCAAGAAGAACCCGCTGGACCCGATGCTGTGGATGGCGGCGCGACCGGGCGAGCCGAGCTGGGACGGCGGCTCGCTGGGCCGCGGCCGGCCGGGCTGGCACATCGAGTGCGTCGCGATCGCCCTGGACCACCTGGGCATGGGCTTCGACATCCAGGGCGGCGGCTCCGACCTCGCCTTCCCGCACCACGAGATGGGCGCCTCCCACGCGCAGGCGCTGACCGGCGAGTTCCCCATGGCCAAGGCGTACGTCCACGCCGGCATGGTCGCCCTGCACGGCGAGAAGATGTCGAAGTCGAAGGGCAACCTCGTCTTCGTCTCGGCGCTCCGCCGCGCAGGCGTGGACCCGGCGGCGATCCGCCTGGCGCTGCTCTCGCACCACTACCGGGCCGACTGGGAGTGGACGGACGCCGTCCTCGACGAGGCCGTGGCCCGCCTGGACCGCTGGCGCGCGGCGGTCTCCCGGCCGGACGGCATCCCGGCGGACGCGGTCCTCGAAGAGGTCCGCGAGGCCCTGGCGAACGACCTGGACGCCCCCGCGGCGCTCGCGGCCGTCGACCGCTGGGTGGAGCTGCAGAACGCCACCGACGGCGACGACGAGTCGGCCCCGGGCCTGATCTCCCGCACCGTCGACGCCCTCCTGGGCGTGGCCCTGTAG